A single region of the Kocuria rosea genome encodes:
- a CDS encoding histidine phosphatase family protein — MNTPGRIVLIRHGQTDWNLEERLQGATDVPLNDAGREQARVVARHLHAEALGWDVLVSSPLGRAVETARIIGEALGLELAATYDELVERSFGPLEGSRLAGLEGAAREQVLSAGEPPEAVVRRGLAALRRIHADHPGRRVLVVAHGSLIRLTVSELNGEAHPRVGNCEVVPVRTEALGAARLRDDASESTAP, encoded by the coding sequence GTGAACACCCCCGGACGCATCGTGCTCATCCGCCACGGCCAGACCGACTGGAACCTCGAGGAGAGGCTCCAGGGCGCCACGGACGTCCCGCTCAACGACGCCGGGCGGGAGCAGGCCCGGGTCGTCGCCCGCCACCTGCACGCCGAGGCCCTCGGCTGGGACGTCCTGGTCTCCTCGCCGCTCGGCCGGGCCGTGGAGACTGCCCGGATCATCGGCGAGGCCCTGGGCCTCGAGCTCGCGGCGACCTACGACGAGCTCGTGGAGCGCAGCTTCGGCCCGCTCGAGGGCTCGCGCCTGGCGGGTCTCGAGGGCGCCGCGCGGGAGCAGGTGCTCTCCGCCGGGGAGCCGCCGGAGGCGGTCGTCCGCCGCGGTCTGGCGGCGCTGCGCCGGATCCACGCCGACCACCCCGGGCGCCGCGTGCTGGTGGTGGCGCACGGCTCGCTCATCCGCCTGACGGTCTCCGAGCTCAACGGGGAGGCCCATCCCCGGGTCGGCAACTGCGAGGTGGTCCCCGTGCGGACGGAGGCCCTCGGCGCCGCGCGCCTGCGAGATGACGCGTCGGAGTCCACCGCACCCTGA
- a CDS encoding lytic transglycosylase domain-containing protein, with amino-acid sequence MATTVLDPARPGTEELAPRGSRWFLLASVVLLLIGTGGLFHANAPGCCGASLGEEPIRTAPVPEPWGDDVLAAAELSGLPPEIVAAQLDVESRWDPRAVSPAGAQGLAQFMPDTWKRYGRGDPFDPRAAIRAQGLYLKDLRRMVRGLAPASAREEIDLVLAAYNAGPTAVLRHGGIPPFAETRGYVAQIRELAATTYAGVGA; translated from the coding sequence ATGGCCACCACCGTCCTGGACCCCGCGCGCCCCGGCACCGAGGAACTCGCCCCGCGCGGTTCCCGGTGGTTCCTGCTGGCCTCCGTGGTGCTGCTCCTGATCGGCACCGGCGGGCTCTTCCACGCCAACGCCCCCGGGTGCTGCGGGGCGTCCCTCGGCGAGGAGCCGATCCGCACCGCGCCCGTCCCGGAGCCGTGGGGCGATGACGTCCTGGCCGCCGCCGAGCTCTCGGGGCTCCCGCCCGAGATCGTCGCCGCCCAGCTGGACGTCGAGAGCCGCTGGGACCCCCGGGCCGTCAGCCCCGCCGGGGCGCAGGGCCTCGCCCAGTTCATGCCGGACACGTGGAAGCGCTACGGCCGGGGCGACCCGTTCGACCCGCGGGCCGCCATCCGGGCCCAGGGCCTCTACCTCAAGGACCTGCGGCGCATGGTGCGGGGACTGGCGCCCGCCTCGGCCCGGGAGGAGATCGACCTCGTGCTGGCCGCCTACAACGCCGGGCCCACGGCGGTCCTGCGGCACGGCGGGATCCCCCCGTTCGCGGAGACCCGCGGCTACGTGGCGCAGATCCGCGAGCTCGCGGCCACGACGTACGCCGGGGTCGGCGCCTGA
- a CDS encoding DUF456 domain-containing protein, translated as MTAEIIATLITAALLVVGCLGIIVPVLPGSILIVVGLLVWALTVQAVEGWTVLGIGSALAIAGMAASAVLTGTRLKRRQIPNRSLLYAAAGAVVGLFVIPVVGIFVGFFVGLLLSETARQRDLRAALDSSWAGLKAAGLGIVVEFACALAASTVFVLGALVLFTTA; from the coding sequence GTGACTGCCGAGATCATCGCGACCCTCATCACCGCCGCCCTGCTCGTCGTCGGGTGCCTCGGCATCATCGTGCCGGTGCTGCCGGGCTCGATCCTGATCGTGGTCGGCCTCCTCGTCTGGGCCCTCACGGTCCAGGCGGTCGAGGGCTGGACCGTGCTGGGGATCGGCTCCGCGCTGGCGATCGCCGGGATGGCCGCGAGCGCCGTGCTCACCGGCACCCGGCTCAAGCGCCGGCAGATCCCCAACCGCTCCCTCCTCTACGCCGCGGCCGGCGCCGTGGTGGGGCTGTTCGTGATCCCGGTGGTCGGGATCTTCGTGGGGTTCTTCGTGGGCCTGCTGCTGAGCGAGACCGCTCGCCAGCGGGACCTCCGGGCGGCGCTGGACTCCAGCTGGGCGGGTCTTAAGGCGGCGGGCCTGGGGATCGTCGTGGAGTTCGCGTGCGCGCTCGCCGCCTCCACGGTCTTCGTGCTGGGCGCGCTGGTCCTCTTCACGACCGCCTGA
- a CDS encoding phytoene desaturase family protein: protein MQGTAAVVGSGPNGLAAAVVLARAGLDVTVHEAAGSAGGAARSAAVLGPGTVVDLGSAVHPFGVASPLFAQLGLHRHGLEWLHPPVVAAHPLDDGPPGLLHRSLERTAAGLGADGRAWSLLHRGVVERWEETVESVLGPLVRVPEHPRALASFGLRAPWPAAATARALFRTEQARGLFAGSAAHAVLPPRHALTSAFGTLFGAAAHATGWPVARGGTQAVVDALVADLEEHGGRVLVHSPVTDLAQVRPADVVLLDLTPRQVLGLRGLELPDRYRRALARWRYGTASYKVDLLLDGPVPWRDPRVAEAGTVHVGGTLAEIGAAEQQARAGRLPERPFVLVAQQGAADPSRAPAGRQVLWAYAHVPHGCDDPRAGEQVLRQLERFAPGVRDRIRERVDTSPAGLEAWNANLVGGDIGGGSLDGLQQLFRPAVQADPYATGVPGVWLCSSSTPPGGGVHGMAGYHAARRALRGLARSRRPAG from the coding sequence GTGCAGGGGACGGCCGCGGTCGTCGGCTCGGGGCCCAACGGGCTCGCCGCGGCCGTGGTGCTGGCCCGCGCGGGCCTCGACGTCACGGTCCACGAGGCGGCGGGCTCGGCCGGCGGCGCGGCCCGCTCCGCGGCCGTGCTCGGCCCCGGCACGGTGGTGGACCTCGGCTCCGCCGTCCACCCCTTCGGCGTGGCCAGCCCGCTGTTCGCGCAGCTGGGCCTGCACCGGCACGGCCTGGAGTGGCTGCACCCGCCGGTCGTGGCCGCGCACCCGCTCGACGACGGCCCGCCGGGCCTGCTGCACCGCTCGCTCGAGCGCACGGCGGCGGGGCTGGGCGCGGACGGCCGGGCGTGGTCCCTGCTGCACCGCGGCGTGGTGGAGCGCTGGGAGGAGACGGTCGAGTCGGTGCTGGGCCCGCTCGTGCGCGTGCCCGAGCACCCGCGGGCACTGGCGTCATTCGGTCTGCGCGCGCCGTGGCCCGCCGCGGCCACGGCGCGGGCGCTGTTCCGCACCGAGCAGGCCCGGGGGCTCTTCGCCGGGTCCGCCGCCCATGCGGTGCTGCCCCCGCGGCACGCGCTGACCTCCGCCTTCGGGACGCTGTTCGGCGCCGCCGCCCACGCCACGGGGTGGCCGGTGGCCCGCGGCGGCACCCAGGCCGTCGTCGACGCCCTGGTGGCCGATCTCGAGGAGCACGGCGGGCGGGTGCTCGTCCACTCCCCGGTGACGGACCTCGCCCAGGTGCGGCCGGCCGACGTCGTCCTGCTGGACCTCACGCCCCGGCAGGTGCTGGGCCTGCGCGGGCTCGAGCTGCCGGACCGGTACCGGCGGGCGCTCGCCCGGTGGCGCTACGGCACGGCCTCCTACAAGGTGGACCTGCTGCTGGACGGCCCCGTGCCGTGGCGGGACCCGCGCGTGGCGGAGGCCGGGACCGTGCACGTGGGCGGGACGCTCGCCGAGATCGGCGCCGCGGAGCAGCAGGCGCGGGCGGGCCGGCTGCCGGAGCGCCCGTTCGTGCTCGTGGCCCAGCAGGGGGCCGCCGACCCGTCCCGGGCCCCCGCGGGCCGGCAGGTGCTGTGGGCCTACGCCCACGTCCCCCACGGGTGCGACGACCCCCGGGCGGGGGAGCAGGTGCTCCGGCAGCTCGAGCGCTTCGCCCCCGGGGTGCGCGACCGGATCCGCGAGCGCGTGGACACCTCCCCGGCCGGGCTGGAGGCGTGGAACGCGAACCTCGTGGGCGGGGACATCGGCGGCGGCTCCCTGGACGGGCTGCAGCAGCTGTTCCGGCCGGCCGTGCAGGCCGACCCCTACGCCACCGGCGTGCCGGGGGTCTGGCTGTGCTCGTCGTCGACGCCCCCGGGCGGCGGGGTGCACGGCATGGCCGGGTACCACGCCGCCCGCAGGGCGCTGCGGGGCCTCGCGAGGAGCCGGCGGCCCGCCGGCTGA
- a CDS encoding NAD-glutamate dehydrogenase has product MASDQYTIPDEDRTEALQVIPRAPEWSGDRAWINEYYRHVPQEDLLARTEDQLRERADHHHEVGRVRAPREIAVGVRQEDSTSVVFVVTEDVPYLVSTVSAEIAAKWGGARLLIHPVLVAARDAGTHELRELQQVPDFSATSSGDTTALPSLAGFRSDGGTTHVVESWISVELSRQISDETAQELVHRLTSLLEDVQRVDDDQVELKERVGRLADELDRLRRLDLPEGGHPPLVGPSQEFLRWLVRGNFILMGFKEYDLEDSGDGLSLVSRPGTGLGLLVEHDRKPHRQVLTGLGREHAREAGTLFITKANRRSSIHRREYLDYIGVAKYDDEGRIVGEYLVLGLFTRRAYNTPARETPLIKDKMAEVAERFGFLEDSHSARDLMGNIEDYPRDELFHMTADELYDIMRGVMGLDERRQTRLFLRQDHFGRFMSAVVFLPRDRYNTSVRGRIEAELKRTFDAESIDFDARLTSSTLARLFFRIRLPYTGQVQSFDRSGLEARLRAAVRSWSEALARAIHRDFSEELARTHAENWAEAFPDAYRADYEIEEAVEDLQRCEELWGRDPDLPAEVRVVDDPGGVRLNIYLTRSLSLTELLPMLQNLGLTVLDQKPYEVTPADGRHFQLYDFGVRLPEGVDATGPEDAKTEDLIEDTLCAVLSGRSESDSLNRLVLTERMTWRTVAVLRSYVRYLLQLGHPNSFDYIADTLLGFPRVTRALVEFFDASFNPALDDAVRGSQRDAAQGRLTEALDEVPTLDADKLLRALAECMAATLRTNVYRHRPTMAFKLDPRRISTAPLPHPMFEVWVWSPRVEGTHLRFGPVARGGLRWSDRREDFRTEVLGLVKAQMVKNSVIVPNGAKGGFYPKQLPEPAADRDAWVAEGREAYKLFIASLLDITDNLVRDASGQDVVVHPENVVRRDGQDSYLVVAADKGTASFSDTANAISAEYGFWLGDAFASGGSVGYDHKAMGITARGAWESVKRHFFALGVDTQAEDFTVVGVGDMSGDVFGNGMLLSEHIRLLAAFDHRDIFLDPDPDPAVSYAERERLFGRPRSSWQDYDPEKISAGGGVYSRTAKSVPISPQVREALDLDDGVEELSPIELMRAILTAPADLLYNGGIGTYVKSAQETSTDVGDKANDPIRVDGGDLRAKVVGEGGNLGCTQLGRVEAALNGVLINTDAIDNSGGVESSDREVNIKILVDRMVVAGELSAAERAGFIEAMTDEVAGLVLETNVAQNVLLTTERSRVRALNEAYIRFLHWLEDEADLDRGIEFLPSDEQLRERVRTGHGLTSPELSVLAAYAKIQLSEALVEGGLAEDPWFGEVLEAYFPEQITQRFGELVGTHPLRAEIICTMVANQMVNYGGIPFVYRVMEETGCGPVEVARAFVAAVQIYEIDRYAHQHRELPAEVPTEVWDRMFLDMRRLLDRVVRWLINREETANPVAEVIDRYKPTVDIRFLEDRLLGEDSRQRVDSRAEAAARQGVPGALATEWSQLLDAFALLDVARLAHASGEAIAEDGGLDEEQIKTIAKVYFRLYDRYRIESLLNRITGLPQTTRWENLARMSMREDVYATLVALADQALEAPGRDAREKVESWESSNESRLGRLREVLGEIEAEDTGEASAELASLSVALRTMRSALVG; this is encoded by the coding sequence GTGGCCTCTGACCAGTACACGATCCCCGACGAGGACCGGACCGAGGCGCTGCAGGTGATCCCGCGGGCCCCCGAGTGGTCCGGGGACCGGGCGTGGATCAACGAGTACTACCGCCACGTGCCCCAGGAGGACCTGCTCGCGCGCACCGAGGACCAGCTGCGCGAGCGGGCCGACCACCACCACGAGGTGGGCCGGGTCCGCGCGCCCCGGGAGATCGCCGTGGGCGTGCGCCAGGAGGACTCGACCTCCGTGGTCTTCGTGGTCACCGAGGACGTCCCCTACCTCGTGAGCACCGTGTCCGCGGAGATCGCCGCGAAGTGGGGCGGTGCCCGCCTGCTCATCCACCCCGTGCTCGTCGCCGCCCGGGACGCAGGGACGCACGAGCTGCGCGAGCTCCAGCAGGTCCCGGACTTCTCGGCCACCTCCAGCGGCGACACCACCGCGCTGCCCAGCCTGGCCGGGTTCCGCTCGGACGGGGGCACCACGCACGTGGTGGAGTCCTGGATCTCCGTGGAGCTCTCCCGGCAGATCTCGGACGAGACCGCCCAGGAGCTGGTGCACCGGCTCACGAGCCTGCTCGAGGACGTCCAGCGGGTCGACGACGACCAGGTGGAGCTCAAGGAGCGCGTCGGACGGCTCGCGGACGAGCTCGACCGGCTGCGGCGGCTGGACCTGCCCGAGGGCGGGCACCCGCCGCTGGTCGGACCGTCCCAGGAGTTCCTGCGCTGGCTGGTCCGGGGCAACTTCATCCTCATGGGCTTCAAGGAGTACGACCTCGAGGACTCCGGCGACGGCCTCTCCCTGGTCAGCCGTCCCGGGACCGGTCTGGGCCTGCTCGTGGAGCACGACCGCAAGCCGCACCGGCAGGTCCTGACCGGGCTGGGCCGGGAGCACGCCCGCGAGGCCGGCACGCTGTTCATCACGAAGGCCAACCGCCGCTCCTCGATCCACCGCCGGGAGTACCTGGACTACATCGGCGTCGCGAAGTACGACGACGAGGGCCGGATCGTGGGCGAGTACCTCGTGCTGGGGCTGTTCACCCGCCGCGCCTACAACACCCCGGCCCGCGAGACGCCGCTGATCAAGGACAAGATGGCCGAGGTCGCCGAGCGGTTCGGCTTCCTCGAGGACTCGCACTCGGCCCGGGACCTGATGGGCAACATCGAGGACTACCCGCGCGACGAGCTGTTCCACATGACCGCGGACGAGCTCTACGACATCATGCGCGGCGTCATGGGCCTGGACGAGCGGCGGCAGACCCGGCTGTTCCTGCGCCAGGACCACTTCGGGCGGTTCATGTCCGCGGTCGTCTTCCTGCCCCGCGACCGGTACAACACGTCGGTGCGCGGGCGGATCGAGGCCGAGCTCAAGCGCACCTTCGACGCCGAGTCCATCGACTTCGACGCCCGGCTCACCTCCTCGACGCTCGCCCGCCTGTTCTTCCGCATCCGGCTGCCCTACACCGGTCAGGTGCAGTCCTTCGACCGCTCGGGCCTGGAGGCGCGGCTGCGGGCCGCGGTGCGGTCCTGGTCCGAGGCGCTGGCGCGCGCGATCCACCGGGACTTCTCGGAGGAGCTCGCGCGGACGCACGCCGAGAACTGGGCGGAGGCGTTCCCGGACGCCTACCGGGCGGACTACGAGATCGAGGAGGCGGTCGAGGACCTCCAGCGCTGCGAGGAGCTGTGGGGACGGGACCCGGACCTGCCCGCGGAGGTGCGCGTCGTCGACGACCCCGGGGGCGTGCGGCTGAACATCTACCTCACCCGCTCCCTGTCCCTGACCGAGCTGCTGCCGATGCTGCAGAACCTCGGCCTGACGGTCCTGGACCAGAAGCCGTACGAGGTCACCCCCGCCGACGGCCGCCACTTCCAGCTCTACGACTTCGGGGTGCGGCTGCCGGAGGGCGTGGACGCGACCGGCCCGGAGGACGCCAAGACCGAGGACCTCATCGAGGACACCCTGTGCGCGGTGCTGTCCGGGCGCTCCGAGTCCGACTCCCTGAACCGGCTGGTCCTGACGGAGCGCATGACGTGGCGGACCGTGGCCGTGCTGCGCTCCTACGTCCGGTACCTCCTGCAGCTGGGGCACCCCAACTCCTTCGACTACATCGCGGACACGCTCCTGGGCTTCCCGCGGGTCACCCGGGCGCTGGTCGAGTTCTTCGACGCGAGCTTCAACCCGGCGCTCGACGACGCCGTGCGCGGCTCCCAGCGCGACGCCGCGCAGGGGCGGCTCACCGAGGCCCTGGACGAGGTCCCCACCCTGGACGCCGACAAGCTGCTGCGGGCGCTGGCCGAGTGCATGGCCGCCACGCTGCGCACCAACGTGTACCGGCACCGCCCCACCATGGCGTTCAAGCTGGACCCCCGGCGGATCAGCACGGCCCCGCTGCCGCACCCCATGTTCGAGGTCTGGGTGTGGTCCCCGCGGGTCGAGGGCACGCACCTGCGCTTCGGGCCCGTGGCCCGCGGCGGCCTGCGCTGGTCGGACCGCCGGGAGGACTTCCGCACCGAGGTCCTGGGCCTGGTGAAGGCGCAGATGGTGAAGAACTCGGTGATCGTCCCCAACGGGGCGAAGGGCGGGTTCTACCCCAAGCAGCTGCCCGAGCCGGCCGCGGACCGGGACGCCTGGGTGGCGGAGGGCCGGGAGGCGTACAAGCTGTTCATCGCCTCCCTGCTGGACATCACCGACAACCTCGTCCGCGACGCGTCCGGCCAGGACGTCGTCGTGCACCCCGAGAACGTGGTGCGCCGCGACGGCCAGGACTCCTACCTGGTGGTGGCCGCGGACAAGGGGACGGCGTCCTTCTCGGACACCGCCAACGCGATCTCCGCGGAGTACGGGTTCTGGCTCGGGGACGCCTTCGCCTCGGGCGGCTCGGTGGGCTACGACCACAAGGCCATGGGCATCACGGCCCGGGGGGCGTGGGAGTCGGTGAAGCGGCACTTCTTCGCGCTGGGCGTCGACACCCAGGCGGAGGACTTCACCGTGGTGGGCGTGGGGGACATGTCCGGCGACGTGTTCGGCAACGGCATGCTGCTGTCCGAGCACATCCGGCTGCTGGCCGCGTTCGACCACCGCGACATCTTCCTCGACCCCGACCCGGACCCGGCCGTCTCCTACGCCGAGCGCGAGCGGCTGTTCGGCCGCCCGCGCTCCTCGTGGCAGGACTACGACCCCGAGAAGATCTCGGCCGGCGGCGGCGTGTACTCGCGCACCGCGAAGTCCGTGCCGATCTCCCCGCAGGTCCGCGAGGCCCTCGACCTCGACGACGGCGTCGAGGAGCTCTCCCCGATCGAGCTGATGCGGGCGATCCTGACGGCGCCCGCCGACCTCCTGTACAACGGCGGGATCGGCACGTACGTGAAGTCGGCGCAGGAGACCTCCACGGACGTGGGGGACAAGGCCAACGACCCGATCCGCGTCGACGGCGGGGACCTCCGGGCCAAGGTCGTCGGCGAGGGCGGCAACCTGGGCTGCACCCAGCTCGGCCGCGTGGAGGCCGCGCTGAACGGGGTGCTGATCAACACGGATGCGATCGACAACTCCGGCGGCGTGGAGTCCTCCGACCGCGAGGTCAACATCAAGATCCTCGTGGACCGCATGGTCGTGGCGGGCGAGCTCTCCGCGGCGGAGCGCGCCGGCTTCATCGAGGCCATGACCGACGAGGTCGCCGGACTGGTGCTCGAGACGAACGTGGCGCAGAACGTGCTGCTCACCACGGAGCGCTCGCGCGTGCGGGCCCTCAACGAGGCCTACATCCGGTTCCTGCACTGGCTCGAGGACGAGGCCGACCTCGACCGGGGCATCGAGTTCCTGCCCTCCGACGAGCAGCTGCGCGAGCGGGTCCGCACCGGCCACGGGCTCACGTCCCCGGAGCTGTCCGTGCTGGCGGCCTACGCCAAGATCCAGCTCTCGGAGGCGCTGGTCGAGGGCGGTCTCGCCGAGGACCCGTGGTTCGGGGAGGTCCTGGAGGCCTACTTCCCGGAGCAGATCACCCAGCGCTTCGGCGAGCTCGTCGGCACCCACCCCCTGCGCGCCGAGATCATCTGCACGATGGTGGCCAACCAGATGGTCAACTACGGCGGCATCCCGTTCGTCTACCGCGTGATGGAGGAGACCGGGTGCGGGCCCGTGGAGGTGGCCCGGGCCTTCGTGGCGGCCGTGCAGATCTACGAGATCGACCGCTACGCCCACCAGCACCGGGAGCTGCCCGCGGAGGTGCCCACCGAGGTGTGGGACCGGATGTTCCTGGACATGCGGCGCCTGCTGGACCGCGTGGTGCGCTGGCTCATCAACCGGGAGGAGACGGCCAACCCGGTGGCCGAGGTCATCGACCGCTACAAGCCCACCGTGGACATCCGGTTCCTCGAGGACCGGCTGCTCGGGGAGGACTCCCGGCAGCGGGTCGACTCGCGGGCGGAGGCCGCCGCGCGGCAGGGCGTCCCCGGGGCGCTGGCCACGGAGTGGTCTCAGCTGCTGGACGCGTTCGCGCTGCTCGACGTCGCCCGTCTCGCCCACGCCTCCGGCGAGGCGATCGCCGAGGACGGCGGCCTCGACGAGGAGCAGATCAAGACCATCGCCAAGGTCTACTTCCGGCTCTACGACCGCTACCGCATCGAGAGCCTGCTCAACCGCATCACCGGCCTGCCGCAGACCACCCGCTGGGAGAACCTCGCGCGGATGTCCATGCGGGAGGACGTGTACGCGACCCTGGTGGCCCTCGCCGACCAGGCGCTCGAGGCCCCCGGCCGGGACGCGCGGGAGAAGGTGGAGTCCTGGGAGTCCAGCAACGAGTCCCGCCTGGGCCGGCTGCGCGAGGTGCTGGGGGAGATCGAGGCCGAGGACACGGGCGAGGCCTCCGCGGAGCTCGCGTCCCTGTCCGTGGCGCTGCGGACCATGCGCAGCGCCCTGGTCGGCTAG
- a CDS encoding multicopper oxidase domain-containing protein — protein sequence MAALLLVVLFHRWLPETRWLLVHLVTLGLVTNSVLVWSQHFTDSLLKNRVPDDARGRQLARIGLLNAGTVLLVVGILTGWYVLVLVASTAVGAAVAWHGAALLRQLRTALPSRFAVTVRYYVVAAFLLPVGAVLGALLATGPAGAWHARLLLAHEVTNVLGFVGLTVAGTALTLWPTILRTRMPELSTRVSTAALPVLTGGLVLTGTAALAGSPVLAAAGLAVYAAGLGAVVAVMARTAVRARPSDYAGWSVAAGVLWWTVTVVAAVLVVALHGFDAAALGQLTVPFVAGFLVQVLLGAMTYLLPVTMGGGPATVRAAHRAINRAGTFRAVVVNLCVLLFALPPGAVPSWVRAVVSVLGAAALFAFVPLMVSAARTSLAGRRAAMARRAGEPVPVPEAVAPAAPPRPAREALAGVLVVALGVAAGIAVNPAAAGFDLRGGGSGAPATGGTTTVQVSAREGMRFEPSVVEVPLGDQLVIELTNDDPTNVHDLVLASGTSSGRVGPGQTVTVEAGVVDGPLEAWCSIVGHRSMGMTLDVVAVGADGAPLDAPSAAGQRRGAPGVVPAGTDPADGADLGAAPGEGVEVRSPVLEPVGAGVQEDGRRVHRVDLDVSEGEHEIAPGVRMRAWTYNGRYMGPTLHGEVGDVFEITLTNGATMGHSVDFHAGTVAPDENMRTLAPGDSLVYRFEAVRSGIWLYHCSTAPMSTHVAAGMFGAVVIDPPGLPEVDRDYLLVQNETYLGPPGEDAGDGTGVDAAVDPARIPGGVPSFTVFNGHATQYLHEPLTARAGERVRIRVLAAGPSTGLSFHVVGAQFDTVHKEGAYLLERGGAGSGGAQALDLAPAQGGFVELEFSEPGTYPFVNHSLVEAERGARGLIEVTG from the coding sequence ATGGCGGCCCTGCTCCTCGTCGTGCTCTTCCACCGCTGGCTCCCGGAGACGCGGTGGCTGCTGGTGCACCTCGTCACCCTGGGGCTCGTGACCAACTCGGTCCTGGTGTGGTCACAGCACTTCACCGACTCCCTGCTGAAGAACCGGGTGCCCGACGACGCCCGGGGTCGGCAGCTGGCCCGGATCGGGCTGCTCAACGCCGGCACCGTGCTGCTCGTCGTGGGAATCCTCACCGGCTGGTACGTGCTGGTGCTCGTCGCCTCGACCGCCGTGGGCGCCGCGGTGGCCTGGCACGGGGCGGCCCTGCTCCGGCAGCTGCGCACGGCGCTGCCGTCCCGGTTCGCCGTGACCGTGCGCTACTACGTGGTCGCGGCCTTCCTGCTGCCGGTGGGCGCGGTCCTCGGCGCGCTCCTGGCCACCGGCCCCGCCGGCGCCTGGCACGCGCGCCTGCTCCTCGCCCACGAGGTCACCAACGTCCTGGGCTTCGTGGGCCTGACCGTCGCCGGGACCGCGCTCACCCTGTGGCCCACGATCCTGCGCACGCGCATGCCGGAGCTCTCCACCCGGGTCAGCACCGCGGCGCTGCCCGTGCTGACCGGGGGGCTGGTGCTCACCGGGACGGCGGCACTGGCCGGGTCCCCCGTGCTCGCCGCGGCGGGCCTGGCGGTCTACGCGGCGGGGCTGGGCGCCGTGGTCGCGGTCATGGCCCGGACCGCGGTGCGGGCCCGTCCCTCCGACTACGCGGGCTGGTCCGTGGCCGCCGGCGTCCTGTGGTGGACGGTCACCGTGGTGGCCGCCGTCCTCGTGGTGGCCCTGCACGGCTTCGACGCGGCGGCGCTGGGACAGCTGACCGTCCCGTTCGTGGCCGGCTTCCTGGTACAGGTGCTGCTGGGGGCCATGACCTACCTCCTGCCGGTGACCATGGGGGGAGGGCCGGCGACCGTGCGGGCGGCCCACCGGGCCATCAACCGCGCCGGGACGTTCCGCGCGGTGGTCGTCAACCTGTGCGTGCTGCTCTTCGCGCTCCCACCGGGTGCGGTGCCCTCCTGGGTCCGGGCCGTGGTCTCCGTCCTGGGCGCGGCGGCGCTCTTCGCGTTCGTCCCGCTCATGGTCTCCGCCGCCCGGACCTCGCTGGCGGGGCGCCGGGCGGCCATGGCCCGCCGGGCCGGGGAGCCGGTGCCCGTGCCGGAGGCCGTCGCCCCCGCCGCGCCTCCGCGGCCGGCCCGCGAGGCGCTGGCGGGGGTGCTCGTGGTGGCCCTGGGCGTCGCGGCGGGCATCGCCGTGAACCCCGCCGCGGCGGGGTTCGACCTGCGCGGCGGCGGCTCCGGGGCCCCGGCCACGGGCGGGACGACCACCGTGCAGGTCAGTGCCCGGGAGGGGATGCGCTTCGAGCCCTCCGTCGTGGAGGTCCCGCTCGGCGACCAGCTCGTGATCGAGCTCACGAACGACGACCCGACCAACGTGCACGACCTCGTCCTCGCCTCCGGCACGAGCTCCGGGCGCGTCGGCCCCGGACAGACGGTGACCGTGGAGGCGGGGGTGGTCGACGGACCCCTGGAGGCGTGGTGCTCGATCGTCGGGCACCGCAGCATGGGGATGACCCTCGACGTCGTCGCCGTCGGCGCGGACGGCGCTCCCCTCGACGCGCCCTCCGCGGCCGGCCAGCGGCGCGGGGCGCCCGGCGTGGTCCCCGCCGGCACCGATCCGGCCGACGGCGCGGACCTCGGGGCCGCCCCGGGAGAGGGCGTCGAGGTCCGCTCCCCCGTGCTCGAGCCCGTCGGCGCGGGCGTCCAGGAGGACGGCCGGCGGGTGCACCGGGTGGACCTCGACGTCTCGGAGGGCGAGCACGAGATCGCCCCCGGCGTCCGCATGCGGGCGTGGACGTACAACGGCCGCTACATGGGGCCCACGCTGCACGGGGAGGTCGGCGACGTCTTCGAGATCACGCTGACCAACGGCGCAACGATGGGCCACTCGGTGGACTTCCACGCGGGCACGGTGGCGCCCGACGAGAACATGCGCACCCTCGCCCCGGGGGACTCCCTCGTCTACCGCTTCGAGGCGGTGCGCTCCGGCATCTGGCTCTACCACTGCTCCACCGCGCCGATGAGCACGCATGTGGCGGCCGGCATGTTCGGCGCCGTGGTGATCGACCCGCCGGGGCTCCCGGAGGTGGACCGCGACTACCTCCTCGTGCAGAACGAGACGTACCTGGGCCCGCCCGGGGAGGACGCCGGCGACGGGACGGGGGTGGACGCCGCCGTGGACCCGGCCAGGATCCCGGGCGGGGTCCCCAGCTTCACGGTCTTCAACGGCCACGCCACCCAGTACCTGCACGAGCCGCTGACCGCCCGCGCCGGGGAGCGGGTGCGGATCCGGGTCCTCGCGGCCGGGCCGTCCACGGGGCTGAGCTTCCACGTGGTCGGCGCTCAGTTCGACACCGTGCACAAGGAGGGCGCCTACCTCCTGGAGCGCGGCGGCGCGGGATCCGGCGGGGCCCAGGCCCTCGACCTCGCCCCTGCCCAGGGCGGCTTCGTGGAGCTGGAGTTCTCCGAGCCCGGCACCTATCCCTTCGTGAACCACTCCCTCGTGGAGGCCGAGCGCGGAGCCCGCGGCCTGATCGAGGTCACCGGCTGA